One window from the genome of Daphnia pulex isolate KAP4 chromosome 9, ASM2113471v1 encodes:
- the LOC124203122 gene encoding adhesive plaque matrix protein-like isoform X2 has translation MAAKFSVLLVVSMFVAVSMAGGKKGGSSYGDYSASYAPSYPSYPSYSAPSYAAPSYAAPSYAAPSYAVPSYSAPAYPAPAYSSGDYSGGSSYAAPSYAAPSYAAPSYGGGKKGGKKGGNHYAAPAPYVAPVYSAPAYSAPAYSAPAYSAPAYHAPTYAAPAYHAPAYAPSYGGGKKGGKKGGSQYSVSYAPTYVPSYQAPTYHAPSYPAPSYHAPSYPAPSYSAPSYSAPAYEASSYSAPAPAY, from the exons ATGGCAGCCAAGTTCTCC GTTCTCCTGGTCGTCTCCATGTTTGTAGCGGTCTCCATGGCCGGAGGAAAGAAGGGTGGAAGCAGCT atggCGATTACAGCGCTAGCTATGCTCCATCCTACCCTTCTTACCCTTCTTACTCTGCTCCCTCTTACGCTGCTCCCTCTTACGCTGCTCCTTCTTACGCTGCTCCTTCTTACGCTGTTCCGTCTTATTCAGCTCCTGCTTATCCAGCTCCTGCTTACTCTTCCG GAGACTATTCCGGTGGTTCTTCTTATGCCGCTCCTTCTTATGCCGCTCCTTCCTACGCCGCTCCTTCATACGGCGGTGGCAAGAAAGGAGGCAAGAAGGGAGGTAACCACTACGCCGCCCCAGCACCCTACGTCGCTCCAGTCTACTCCGCACCGGCCTACTCCGCACCAGCCTACTCCGCACCAGCCTACTCCGCACCGGCCTACCACGCTCCGACCTACGCCGCTCCGGCCTACCACGCTCCGGCCTACGCTCCATCTTACGGCGGTGGCAAGAAAGGAGGCAAGAAGGGAGGCAGCCAATACTCCGTTTCCTACGCTCCTACCTACGTCCCATCTTACCAGGCTCCTACTTACCACGCTCCTTCTTACCCCGCTCCTTCTTACCACGCTCCATCTTACCCCGCCCCATCTTACTCCGCCCCATCTTACTCCGCTCCAGCCTACGAGGCTTCATCTTACTCCGCTCCGGCTCCTGCTTattag
- the LOC124202712 gene encoding vegetative cell wall protein gp1-like isoform X1 — protein MAPSSSLPLVRHRPMSLSFNLSVKKISALTSSLMLVLILVLVVDDISSFKIKSKAYGDAERPLYGLILNGPYPKPPYQHNGGPYHKPFLPYRPPVQPSRPHPAPYVKPPAPYYPTPSFYPAPPPPPPYQPVYNVPSSFKPDPYRPEPVRPAPEPYRPPTTPEPEPYHPPAILAPEPYRPPATPAPEPYRPPAVSAPEPYRPPVRPAPEPYRPPVRPAPYRPTHRPQRPNVYPIPTSYDNKPWSPIPTSASYVLDPAVQLNELDGYPWTQELRENDDKEEEIADKIPELLFRDELPPKSLAQLHASVNDINFSPNPDLNLN, from the exons ATGGCACCGTCGTCATCTTTGCCACTTGTACGCCATCGTCCGATGTCCTTATCGTTCAATTTATCAGTGAAAAAAATC AGCGCCTTAACGTCCAGCCTGATGTTGGTCTTGATCCTCGTCCTAGTAGTTGACGACATCTCCTCGTTCAAAATCAAAAGCAAAGCTTACG GCGATGCAGAGCGACCGCTCTACGGACTCATTTTGAACGGGCCGTATCCCAAGCCGCCGTACCAGCACAATGGCGGGCCGTACCACAAACCTTTCTTGCCTTATCGGCCACCGGTTCAGCCCAGCCGACCTCATCCGGCTCCGTACGTCAAACCGCCGGCACCTTACTATCCGACTCCGTCGTTTTATCCGGCCCCGCCGCCACCTCCGCCGTACCAGCCGGTCTACAATGTTCCGTCGTCTTTCAAACCGGATCCTTACCGTCCGGAACCGGTGAGACCCGCACCCGAACCGTATCGCCCGCCAACCACTCCGGAACCTGAACCCTATCATCCGCCGGCCATTCTAGCACCTGAACCTTATCGCCCACCAGCTACTCCAGCACCTGAGCCTTATCGCCCGCCGGCCGTTTCAGCGCCTGAACCTTATCGGCCGCCAGTCAGGCCGGCACCAGAGCCTTATCGCCCGCCCGTGAGGCCGGCGCCATACAGGCCAACCCACCGACCTCAACGTCCCAACGTCTACCCGATCCCGACGTCGTACGACAACAAACCATGGTCGCCCATCCCGACTTCGGCCAGCTATGTGCTCGACCCGGCCGTCCAGTTGAACGAGCTGGACGGTTACCCGTGGACTCAAGAGCTTCGCGAGAACGAcgacaaggaagaagagatcgCCGACAAGATTCCCGAACTTCTTTTCAGAGATGAACTCCCGCCGAAATCGTTGGCCCAGCTGCACGCTAGCGTCAACGATATCAATTTCAGTCCCAATCCGGACTTGAATttaaactaa
- the LOC124203122 gene encoding adhesive plaque matrix protein-like isoform X1: MAAKFSVLLVVSMFVAVSMAGGKKGGSSYGDYSASYAPSYPSYPSYSAPSYAAPSYAAPSYAAPSYAVPSYSAPAYPAPAYSSGKSSGGKKRKGGLKRLFKAIKGSDLDFDALFNTLASLSGDYSGGSSYAAPSYAAPSYAAPSYGGGKKGGKKGGNHYAAPAPYVAPVYSAPAYSAPAYSAPAYSAPAYHAPTYAAPAYHAPAYAPSYGGGKKGGKKGGSQYSVSYAPTYVPSYQAPTYHAPSYPAPSYHAPSYPAPSYSAPSYSAPAYEASSYSAPAPAY; the protein is encoded by the exons ATGGCAGCCAAGTTCTCC GTTCTCCTGGTCGTCTCCATGTTTGTAGCGGTCTCCATGGCCGGAGGAAAGAAGGGTGGAAGCAGCT atggCGATTACAGCGCTAGCTATGCTCCATCCTACCCTTCTTACCCTTCTTACTCTGCTCCCTCTTACGCTGCTCCCTCTTACGCTGCTCCTTCTTACGCTGCTCCTTCTTACGCTGTTCCGTCTTATTCAGCTCCTGCTTATCCAGCTCCTGCTTACTCTTCCGGTAAATCTAGCGGTGGCAAGAAGCGCAAGGGGGGCTTAAAGAGATTGTTCAAGGCCATCAAGGGCAGTGATCTTGACTTTGATGCTCTTTTTAACACACTCGCTTCTCTATCAGGAGACTATTCCGGTGGTTCTTCTTATGCCGCTCCTTCTTATGCCGCTCCTTCCTACGCCGCTCCTTCATACGGCGGTGGCAAGAAAGGAGGCAAGAAGGGAGGTAACCACTACGCCGCCCCAGCACCCTACGTCGCTCCAGTCTACTCCGCACCGGCCTACTCCGCACCAGCCTACTCCGCACCAGCCTACTCCGCACCGGCCTACCACGCTCCGACCTACGCCGCTCCGGCCTACCACGCTCCGGCCTACGCTCCATCTTACGGCGGTGGCAAGAAAGGAGGCAAGAAGGGAGGCAGCCAATACTCCGTTTCCTACGCTCCTACCTACGTCCCATCTTACCAGGCTCCTACTTACCACGCTCCTTCTTACCCCGCTCCTTCTTACCACGCTCCATCTTACCCCGCCCCATCTTACTCCGCCCCATCTTACTCCGCTCCAGCCTACGAGGCTTCATCTTACTCCGCTCCGGCTCCTGCTTattag
- the LOC124203121 gene encoding DNA-directed RNA polymerase II subunit RPB1-like encodes MAISRSALLAFCLVLGTVLAEPIPDGHGHHGHHDHGHDHGHDHGHDHGHGGGAPIHTPDVGASAYGGPVAVPSYDAQPAHHEQHHHHEQPAAPSYDAQQAVPSYDAQQAAPSYDAQQAAPSYDAHQAAPSYDAAPQQSYEAQTAPAYSPPAPEYSAPAPQAYEAQAAPSYSPPAPDYSQQAPAYSPPAPHHEAHAAPAYAPPAPAYSPPAPAYSPPAPAYSPPAPAYTQQAPVYTPPVQSYSPPVQAYSPPVQSYSPPAQSYGAPQQSYGAPRPSYGAPKAPKKPKSSYGPPQQSYGAPQQTYGAPIQSYSPPQQSYAPPQPAYSPPQQSYAPPQPAYSPPQQSYAPPQPTYAAPQPSYGAPKPSYGAPRPSYGAPKAPKKPKSSYGPPQQSYGAPQPQYHAPAPAYSAPQPIYAPQAPPQQPGYGR; translated from the exons ATGGCCATCAGTCGATCT gCTCTACTAGCCTTTTGTCTGGTGCTGGGCACTGTTCTGGCCGAACCCATTC CGGATGGACATGGACACCATGGACACCACGACCACGGTCACGATCACGGACACGATCACGGGCACGATCACGGGCACGGCGGCGGTGCTCCCATTCACACCCCAGATGTAGGAGCTTCCGCTTACGGCGGACCGGTGGCCGTTCCGTCTTACGACGCCCAGCCGGCCCATCACGagcagcatcaccaccacgaGCAGCCAGCGGCTCCTTCTTACGATGCCCAGCAAGCCGTTCCTTCTTACGATGCCCAGCAAGCCGCTCCTTCTTATGATGCTCAACAAGCTGCTCCTTCTTATGACGCCCATCAAGCTGCTCCTTCTTACGATGCTGCTCCTCAGCAATCGTACGAAGCTCAGACCGCTCCTGCTTACAGCCCACCGGCTCCTGAATATTCAGCACCCGCTCCTCAGGCTTATGAGGCCCAGGCTGCTCCTTCTTATTCGCCACCGGCTCCCGACTACAGCCAACAGGCTCCTGCTTACTCTCCACCAGCTCCTCATCACGAAGCTCATGCCGCTCCTGCTTACGCTCCACCAGCTCCTGCCTATTCTCCACCAGCTCCTGCCTACTCTCCACCAGCTCCTGCTTATTCTCCACCAGCACCGGCTTACACCCAACAGGCTCCTGTCTACACCCCACCCGTCCAGTCCTACTCCCCACCCGTCCAGGCCTACAGCCCACCTGTTCAATCCTACTCGCCTCCAGCTCAATCCTACGGTGCCCCACAGCAATCTTATGGCGCCCCGAGACCCAGCTACGGAGCTCCTAAGGCCCCCAAGAAGCCCAAGTCCAGCTACGGACCTCCCCAGCAATCTTACGGAGCTCCTCAGCAGACTTACGGCGCCCCCATTCAATCTTACAGCCCACCCCAGCAGTCTTACGCTCCCCCTCAGCCCGCCTACTCGCCACCCCAGCAGTCTTATGCTCCACCCCAACCGGCTTATTCACCACCCCAACAGTCTTACGCACCACCCCAGCCGACTTACGCCGCTCCTCAGCCGTCGTACGGAGCTCCTAAGCCCAGTTACGGAGCCCCCAGGCCCAGCTACGGAGCTCCTAAGGCTCCTAAGAAGCCCAAGTCCAGCTACGGACCCCCTCAGCAATCTTACGGAGCTCCTCAGCCTCAGTATCATGCTCCGGCTCCTGCTTACTCGGCTCCTCAGCCCATCTACGCCCCACAGGCCCCACCTCAGCAACCCGGCTACGGCCGCTAA
- the LOC124202712 gene encoding vegetative cell wall protein gp1-like isoform X2, whose translation MAPSSSLPLSALTSSLMLVLILVLVVDDISSFKIKSKAYGDAERPLYGLILNGPYPKPPYQHNGGPYHKPFLPYRPPVQPSRPHPAPYVKPPAPYYPTPSFYPAPPPPPPYQPVYNVPSSFKPDPYRPEPVRPAPEPYRPPTTPEPEPYHPPAILAPEPYRPPATPAPEPYRPPAVSAPEPYRPPVRPAPEPYRPPVRPAPYRPTHRPQRPNVYPIPTSYDNKPWSPIPTSASYVLDPAVQLNELDGYPWTQELRENDDKEEEIADKIPELLFRDELPPKSLAQLHASVNDINFSPNPDLNLN comes from the exons ATGGCACCGTCGTCATCTTTGCCACTT AGCGCCTTAACGTCCAGCCTGATGTTGGTCTTGATCCTCGTCCTAGTAGTTGACGACATCTCCTCGTTCAAAATCAAAAGCAAAGCTTACG GCGATGCAGAGCGACCGCTCTACGGACTCATTTTGAACGGGCCGTATCCCAAGCCGCCGTACCAGCACAATGGCGGGCCGTACCACAAACCTTTCTTGCCTTATCGGCCACCGGTTCAGCCCAGCCGACCTCATCCGGCTCCGTACGTCAAACCGCCGGCACCTTACTATCCGACTCCGTCGTTTTATCCGGCCCCGCCGCCACCTCCGCCGTACCAGCCGGTCTACAATGTTCCGTCGTCTTTCAAACCGGATCCTTACCGTCCGGAACCGGTGAGACCCGCACCCGAACCGTATCGCCCGCCAACCACTCCGGAACCTGAACCCTATCATCCGCCGGCCATTCTAGCACCTGAACCTTATCGCCCACCAGCTACTCCAGCACCTGAGCCTTATCGCCCGCCGGCCGTTTCAGCGCCTGAACCTTATCGGCCGCCAGTCAGGCCGGCACCAGAGCCTTATCGCCCGCCCGTGAGGCCGGCGCCATACAGGCCAACCCACCGACCTCAACGTCCCAACGTCTACCCGATCCCGACGTCGTACGACAACAAACCATGGTCGCCCATCCCGACTTCGGCCAGCTATGTGCTCGACCCGGCCGTCCAGTTGAACGAGCTGGACGGTTACCCGTGGACTCAAGAGCTTCGCGAGAACGAcgacaaggaagaagagatcgCCGACAAGATTCCCGAACTTCTTTTCAGAGATGAACTCCCGCCGAAATCGTTGGCCCAGCTGCACGCTAGCGTCAACGATATCAATTTCAGTCCCAATCCGGACTTGAATttaaactaa
- the LOC124202712 gene encoding vegetative cell wall protein gp1-like isoform X3, which translates to MCVYSRGLPSSHPVWRVQLHLCVWITWICLAVFPGLQGDAERPLYGLILNGPYPKPPYQHNGGPYHKPFLPYRPPVQPSRPHPAPYVKPPAPYYPTPSFYPAPPPPPPYQPVYNVPSSFKPDPYRPEPVRPAPEPYRPPTTPEPEPYHPPAILAPEPYRPPATPAPEPYRPPAVSAPEPYRPPVRPAPEPYRPPVRPAPYRPTHRPQRPNVYPIPTSYDNKPWSPIPTSASYVLDPAVQLNELDGYPWTQELRENDDKEEEIADKIPELLFRDELPPKSLAQLHASVNDINFSPNPDLNLN; encoded by the exons atgtgtgtgtattcacgaggactcccttCCTCTCATCCCGTTTGGCGTGTTCAACTTCATCTCTGCGTATGGATCACTTGGATATgtctggctgtatttcccggACTACAAG GCGATGCAGAGCGACCGCTCTACGGACTCATTTTGAACGGGCCGTATCCCAAGCCGCCGTACCAGCACAATGGCGGGCCGTACCACAAACCTTTCTTGCCTTATCGGCCACCGGTTCAGCCCAGCCGACCTCATCCGGCTCCGTACGTCAAACCGCCGGCACCTTACTATCCGACTCCGTCGTTTTATCCGGCCCCGCCGCCACCTCCGCCGTACCAGCCGGTCTACAATGTTCCGTCGTCTTTCAAACCGGATCCTTACCGTCCGGAACCGGTGAGACCCGCACCCGAACCGTATCGCCCGCCAACCACTCCGGAACCTGAACCCTATCATCCGCCGGCCATTCTAGCACCTGAACCTTATCGCCCACCAGCTACTCCAGCACCTGAGCCTTATCGCCCGCCGGCCGTTTCAGCGCCTGAACCTTATCGGCCGCCAGTCAGGCCGGCACCAGAGCCTTATCGCCCGCCCGTGAGGCCGGCGCCATACAGGCCAACCCACCGACCTCAACGTCCCAACGTCTACCCGATCCCGACGTCGTACGACAACAAACCATGGTCGCCCATCCCGACTTCGGCCAGCTATGTGCTCGACCCGGCCGTCCAGTTGAACGAGCTGGACGGTTACCCGTGGACTCAAGAGCTTCGCGAGAACGAcgacaaggaagaagagatcgCCGACAAGATTCCCGAACTTCTTTTCAGAGATGAACTCCCGCCGAAATCGTTGGCCCAGCTGCACGCTAGCGTCAACGATATCAATTTCAGTCCCAATCCGGACTTGAATttaaactaa